A region of Stigmatella erecta DNA encodes the following proteins:
- a CDS encoding type II toxin-antitoxin system PemK/MazF family toxin, translated as MWLVDFSPSQGAEIQKKRPALVVSVSSVGRLPLRIAVPITDWKPNYASLAWFVELQPDKTNGLSKPSGADAFQVKSVALGRFTSRMGVVTAAQLEDVAAAIAVCVGAP; from the coding sequence ATTTGGTTGGTAGACTTCTCTCCGTCACAGGGGGCAGAAATACAGAAGAAGCGGCCGGCGCTGGTGGTTAGCGTCAGCAGTGTTGGCCGTCTTCCTCTCCGGATTGCCGTCCCGATTACCGACTGGAAGCCAAACTACGCGAGTCTCGCGTGGTTCGTCGAACTTCAGCCTGACAAGACCAACGGTCTCTCAAAGCCATCTGGTGCCGATGCGTTCCAAGTGAAGTCTGTAGCTCTGGGGCGGTTCACGTCGAGGATGGGCGTTGTCACCGCCGCTCAGCTTGAGGATGTGGCGGCCGCTATCGCAGTGTGTGTCGGGGCACCGTGA
- a CDS encoding serine/threonine-protein kinase codes for MDELFPEALPSGTVIGSWKLEDCAGYGTYGAVYRAHRVGKTEGPPVALKLARYPGDERFIREAGLLSRLQHPHVPRLLDSGSWKRGRARNEHPYLVMQWVEGLRLYAWAEQQPRTPLQILRVLSQVARALESLHARRGLHRDVKGENILVTPEGRAFLMDFGCGTWAGAAPLTDGILAPGTRPYRSPQSLRFQWDHRHSATSHYEATPSDDVYALGVTAYRLCTGAYPLPPFPPGEEEHGQQEKLMPSGRHDFLRPELEALILRMLSDRPQDRGSATELAEAMEALTATHVAQAVRRRKGWPYLVLPLAAGLLVLISLNLNLERFRASPSSLRDGGTGGVADAAVADPPASGDKPEPEVRGLSLDIPQEPLPGQRRPPCLRSQTSIRGGCWIEIKAAPPCEEGSYAWKDACYVPAPAPRRSSTSDSP; via the coding sequence ATGGACGAATTGTTCCCCGAAGCACTCCCATCCGGCACCGTCATCGGTTCATGGAAGCTGGAAGACTGCGCGGGCTACGGAACATATGGGGCCGTCTACCGCGCGCACCGGGTGGGCAAGACGGAAGGCCCACCGGTGGCCCTCAAGCTTGCGCGATATCCGGGAGATGAGCGCTTCATTCGAGAAGCAGGACTGCTCTCCCGGCTTCAGCACCCTCACGTGCCCCGCCTTTTGGACAGCGGCTCCTGGAAAAGAGGCCGCGCACGGAACGAACACCCCTATCTGGTGATGCAGTGGGTGGAAGGCCTCCGGCTGTATGCCTGGGCCGAGCAACAGCCTCGCACGCCCTTGCAGATCCTGCGGGTGCTCTCCCAGGTGGCGCGCGCCCTGGAGTCCCTCCATGCGCGCCGTGGCCTCCATCGCGATGTGAAGGGCGAGAACATCCTGGTGACTCCAGAGGGCCGGGCCTTCCTCATGGATTTTGGGTGCGGCACCTGGGCGGGAGCCGCACCCCTCACCGATGGGATTCTCGCCCCCGGCACCCGGCCCTACCGCAGCCCCCAGTCCCTTCGCTTCCAGTGGGACCACCGCCATTCGGCCACCTCCCACTACGAGGCCACTCCCTCCGATGATGTGTATGCCCTGGGAGTCACGGCCTATCGCCTCTGCACAGGCGCCTATCCGCTGCCTCCCTTTCCTCCTGGAGAGGAGGAACACGGCCAGCAGGAGAAGCTGATGCCCTCGGGTAGACATGACTTCCTGCGTCCCGAACTGGAGGCCCTCATCCTCCGCATGCTCTCTGACCGTCCCCAGGACCGAGGCAGTGCCACCGAGCTGGCAGAAGCCATGGAAGCGTTGACGGCCACGCATGTAGCTCAAGCTGTTCGTCGCAGGAAGGGATGGCCCTATCTCGTCCTCCCCTTGGCCGCTGGACTCCTGGTGCTGATCTCCTTGAACTTGAACCTGGAGAGGTTTCGAGCCTCACCCTCCTCCCTGCGAGATGGGGGAACCGGAGGCGTGGCGGATGCGGCTGTGGCGGACCCTCCAGCGTCCGGAGACAAACCGGAGCCCGAAGTGCGCGGACTGAGCCTCGACATCCCTCAAGAGCCTTTACCAGGTCAGCGCCGCCCACCGTGTCTGCGCTCTCAAACCAGCATCCGGGGAGGCTGCTGGATCGAGATCAAGGCCGCCCCTCCTTGTGAAGAGGGTTCCTATGCTTGGAAAGACGCCTGTTACGTCCCAGCCCCCGCTCCCCGGCGTTCCAGCACTTCAGACAGCCCTTAA
- a CDS encoding adenylosuccinate synthetase, with the protein MSARREAHIVVDLGFGDSGKGTLTEWLVRQHGARLVVRFNGGAQAGHNVVTEDGRHHTFSQFGAGSFVPGVWTHLARPTVFHPLAMLVEARYLARQGVTDVLGRTTVSEGARVITPFHQAAGRLRELARGPGRHGTCGVGVGETVRDALTHPEETIHAEDLRHPEQLVRKARRAQERLRAELSEVRRAASAFSQAEPELRLMDDLDVPSRWADAVTALQPEERVVEDAWLGNRLQEGTTVFEGAQGVLLDENWGFHPHTTWSTCTFDNALMLLKEHGFDGGVHRLGVLRSYMTRHGEGPLPTENAALASALPEPHNGAEGWQGSFRVGSFDAVLARYALAACGGVDTLAVTHLDRLSEHWQVCTAYRAPLDCDGGQYIREPLDSTRVTALCLGRRGDLHSQERLTHALLQCEPWLETLELGKQAEARGERFVSWLEATCEVPVSVTSHGPAARNKCLRDWRR; encoded by the coding sequence ATGTCCGCGCGCCGGGAGGCCCATATCGTGGTGGACCTCGGCTTCGGGGACTCCGGGAAGGGGACCCTCACCGAGTGGCTGGTGCGGCAACACGGGGCGCGCCTGGTGGTCCGCTTCAATGGAGGCGCGCAGGCGGGCCACAACGTCGTCACCGAGGATGGGCGGCACCACACCTTCTCGCAGTTCGGCGCCGGGAGCTTCGTGCCCGGCGTGTGGACGCACCTGGCGCGCCCTACGGTATTCCATCCGCTCGCGATGCTCGTGGAGGCGCGCTACCTGGCGCGGCAGGGCGTCACGGACGTGCTCGGCCGCACGACGGTGAGCGAGGGGGCGCGGGTCATCACCCCGTTTCACCAGGCCGCAGGACGGCTTCGCGAGCTAGCGCGGGGACCGGGGCGGCACGGCACGTGTGGGGTGGGCGTGGGGGAGACGGTGCGGGATGCCCTCACCCACCCGGAGGAGACGATTCACGCGGAGGACCTGCGCCACCCGGAGCAACTCGTGCGCAAGGCCCGGCGTGCCCAGGAGCGGCTCCGCGCGGAGCTGTCCGAGGTGCGGCGCGCTGCGAGTGCCTTCTCACAAGCCGAGCCGGAACTCCGCTTGATGGATGACCTCGACGTCCCCTCGCGCTGGGCCGACGCCGTGACGGCGCTCCAACCGGAAGAGCGCGTGGTGGAGGACGCCTGGCTGGGCAACCGCCTCCAAGAGGGCACCACCGTGTTCGAGGGGGCGCAAGGCGTACTCCTCGATGAGAACTGGGGATTCCATCCGCACACCACGTGGAGCACCTGCACCTTCGACAACGCGCTCATGCTGCTGAAAGAGCACGGCTTCGATGGGGGCGTACACCGGCTTGGCGTGCTGCGCTCCTATATGACGCGGCATGGAGAGGGCCCGCTGCCCACCGAGAACGCGGCCCTCGCGTCCGCCCTGCCCGAGCCGCACAATGGCGCTGAGGGATGGCAGGGTTCCTTCCGGGTGGGAAGCTTCGACGCGGTGTTGGCGCGCTACGCCTTGGCGGCCTGCGGGGGCGTGGATACGCTGGCGGTAACACACCTGGACCGGCTGTCCGAACACTGGCAGGTGTGTACGGCCTACCGCGCACCTTTGGACTGTGACGGCGGCCAGTACATTCGGGAGCCACTGGATTCCACGCGGGTGACAGCCCTGTGTTTGGGTAGGCGCGGAGATCTCCATTCCCAGGAGAGACTCACGCACGCACTGCTCCAGTGTGAACCGTGGCTCGAAACGCTCGAACTAGGGAAGCAGGCCGAAGCACGCGGAGAGCGGTTCGTGTCCTGGCTCGAAGCCACATGCGAAGTGCCCGTGAGCGTCACGTCTCACGGCCCCGCCGCCCGTAATAAATGCCTCAGGGACTGGCGGCGCTGA
- a CDS encoding serine hydrolase domain-containing protein, producing the protein MYGASITKTVFAYLVMQLADEGRIGLDTSIAQSLDRPLPSYADEDRYSTWSHLAGDERWRAITPRILLTHSAGFANFGFLEPDGRLRIHFPPGSRYAYSGDGLILLQFVLERGLGLDVGAELQRRVFDRFGMRDTSMQWRADFARNLADGWTADGSVEPHDERSTVRAAGSMDTTIDDLSRFAAALVRGDGLSPQAFTGMTSPQLPITTRSQFPTLQDELPPAQRRQDLAAGLGVVVFDGPQGRGFFKGGHNDSTGNTLVCLPRGRRCVLILSNDVRAEAAFPHLVRFVLGEAGVPWDWEYGERAFWDGR; encoded by the coding sequence ATGTACGGCGCCTCGATCACCAAGACGGTCTTCGCCTATCTGGTGATGCAGTTGGCGGATGAGGGCCGCATCGGCCTCGACACCTCGATCGCGCAGTCCCTGGACAGGCCGCTGCCCAGCTATGCGGACGAGGACCGCTACTCGACCTGGTCACATCTGGCCGGTGACGAGCGCTGGCGGGCCATCACTCCGCGCATCCTGCTCACCCACAGCGCGGGCTTCGCCAACTTCGGCTTCCTCGAGCCCGACGGCAGGCTGCGCATCCACTTCCCACCCGGCAGCCGCTATGCGTACTCCGGTGATGGACTCATCCTTCTGCAGTTCGTGCTCGAACGCGGGCTTGGGCTGGACGTGGGCGCCGAGCTACAGCGGCGTGTGTTCGACCGCTTCGGCATGCGCGATACCAGCATGCAATGGCGTGCGGACTTCGCGCGCAACCTGGCCGATGGCTGGACAGCCGACGGCAGCGTGGAGCCGCACGACGAGCGCAGCACCGTGCGCGCGGCGGGCTCCATGGACACCACGATCGATGACCTGTCGCGCTTCGCGGCCGCCCTGGTGCGCGGCGACGGTTTGTCCCCCCAGGCCTTCACCGGGATGACCTCGCCGCAGTTGCCCATCACCACCCGCAGCCAGTTCCCCACCCTTCAGGACGAGCTGCCGCCAGCACAGCGGCGCCAGGATCTGGCGGCGGGCCTGGGCGTGGTGGTGTTCGACGGCCCCCAGGGGCGTGGGTTCTTCAAGGGCGGCCACAACGACAGCACCGGCAACACCCTCGTGTGCCTGCCGCGTGGGCGCCGCTGCGTGCTGATCCTCTCCAATGACGTGCGCGCCGAGGCCGCGTTCCCGCACCTGGTGCGCTTCGTACTGGGCGAGGCCGGCGTGCCCTGGGATTGGGAGTACGGCGAGCGGGCATTCTGGGACGGACGCTGA
- a CDS encoding RCC1 domain-containing protein gives MSKTQAAWRFWGVLAAVVLVCAAGCADFDKEGASFCQRHPGRCTASPIILQGEQSTTALRVQGAVTLKVIAQAEETSQLNFSWTANVGSLGTPSSVGTTSEIVWTSPSCVPASSAVGITVAVTDGRNASAFKTFTLSVNACPASDIDASVIHSIALRSDGTVWAWGSNQFGALGNGINIDQATPVQVPGLMSVTAVTAGYGHSMAVRGDGTVWAWGDNGSGQLGNGTDVDQVTPVQVPGLTDIIAVSAGYSHSIALRGDGTVWAWGRNAEGQLGDGTVIARASPVQVPWLTGITALDADGDHSIALRDDGSIWAWGSNSSGQLGDGTAIARVYPVQVSGLTGITALDAGIGYSMALRSDGTVWAWGANGSGQLGDGTDIKRATPVQVSVLTGIVDLAAGSVRSMALRSDGTVWAWGEGQVPEGTGIERATPVQMSGLKDIVALAAGGSHSIALSKDEFFWAWGSNLHGQLGIGSTVFREVPVRAYGLTDVIALAAGEVYSMALRNNGAVWAWGRNVWNELGDNTGVDRVVPMPVSGLTGIIALAAGEVHSVGLRNDGTIWTWGYGNSGQLGHGVGGLDRAPPTQVPGLTSIISVAAGSRHSTVLRSDGSVWTWGANDSGQLGDGTVTVRASPVQVSGLTGIIALAAGGNHSMALHSNGSVWTWGANDSGQLGDGTVTNRASPVQVFGLTGVIAVAAGAKHSMALRSDGSVWTWGNNQFGELGNGTTINRPRPVQVPGLTSVTVLAAGWGYSMALRNDGTAWTWGLNSASQLGRDVEAGWTVPGRVSKLTNVAALAAGGAHSMALLGDRTLWAWGYNEFGQVGDGTSSIVPRPVKALFP, from the coding sequence GTGAGCAAGACGCAAGCTGCCTGGAGGTTCTGGGGGGTGTTGGCCGCAGTGGTGCTGGTCTGCGCTGCGGGGTGTGCTGACTTTGACAAGGAAGGTGCGTCCTTCTGTCAGCGACATCCCGGACGTTGTACGGCATCACCCATCATTCTCCAGGGAGAGCAATCCACTACGGCCCTGCGGGTTCAGGGAGCAGTCACCTTGAAAGTGATTGCTCAGGCTGAAGAGACGTCCCAACTTAACTTTTCGTGGACAGCCAACGTTGGGTCATTGGGAACTCCTTCTAGTGTTGGTACTACCAGCGAGATCGTCTGGACTTCTCCCTCCTGTGTACCAGCAAGCTCTGCTGTCGGGATTACAGTTGCGGTGACTGATGGCCGCAATGCTTCAGCCTTCAAAACATTCACCCTCTCCGTCAATGCATGCCCAGCCTCCGATATCGACGCATCCGTTATTCACTCGATAGCGCTGCGCAGCGATGGCACCGTCTGGGCATGGGGCTCTAACCAGTTCGGCGCGCTTGGCAATGGGATAAATATTGATCAAGCAACGCCGGTGCAAGTGCCCGGGCTGATGAGTGTCACTGCAGTGACTGCTGGTTATGGCCATTCGATGGCGGTGCGCGGCGATGGCACCGTTTGGGCATGGGGCGACAATGGCTCCGGCCAGCTTGGCAATGGGACGGACGTGGACCAAGTAACGCCGGTGCAAGTGCCCGGGCTGACAGATATCATTGCCGTGTCAGCAGGTTATAGTCATTCTATAGCGCTGCGCGGCGATGGCACCGTTTGGGCATGGGGTAGAAACGCTGAAGGCCAGCTCGGCGATGGGACGGTCATTGCTCGGGCCTCCCCAGTGCAGGTGCCTTGGCTGACAGGTATTACTGCGTTGGATGCAGATGGCGATCATTCGATTGCGCTGAGGGACGATGGCTCCATCTGGGCATGGGGATCCAACAGTTCCGGTCAGCTCGGTGATGGCACAGCCATTGCTCGGGTCTACCCAGTGCAGGTGTCTGGGCTGACAGGAATTACTGCGTTGGATGCAGGTATAGGTTACTCAATGGCGCTGCGCAGCGATGGCACCGTCTGGGCATGGGGAGCCAACGGTTCCGGCCAGCTCGGTGATGGGACGGACATTAAACGGGCAACGCCGGTGCAGGTGTCCGTCCTGACAGGCATTGTTGATTTGGCTGCGGGTTCTGTGCGTTCGATGGCGCTACGCAGCGATGGCACTGTCTGGGCATGGGGCGAGGGCCAAGTGCCCGAAGGGACGGGTATTGAACGGGCAACGCCGGTGCAGATGTCTGGGCTGAAGGACATCGTTGCGTTGGCTGCTGGGGGGAGCCATTCGATAGCGCTGAGCAAGGATGAATTCTTCTGGGCATGGGGCTCCAACCTGCACGGCCAGCTTGGGATCGGAAGTACCGTTTTTCGTGAAGTCCCCGTTCGGGCGTATGGTTTGACGGACGTTATTGCCTTGGCCGCAGGTGAAGTTTATTCGATGGCGCTACGCAACAATGGCGCCGTCTGGGCCTGGGGCAGGAATGTTTGGAACGAACTCGGGGATAACACGGGGGTCGATCGAGTAGTGCCAATGCCGGTGTCCGGGCTGACGGGCATCATTGCCTTGGCCGCAGGTGAGGTTCACTCGGTGGGGCTGCGCAACGATGGCACTATCTGGACATGGGGTTACGGCAATAGCGGCCAACTTGGCCATGGTGTGGGAGGGCTTGATCGTGCACCACCGACGCAAGTACCTGGGTTGACAAGCATTATTTCCGTGGCAGCAGGTTCGCGGCACTCGACGGTGCTGCGCAGTGATGGCAGTGTCTGGACATGGGGGGCTAACGATTCCGGCCAGCTTGGCGACGGGACAGTCACGGTCCGGGCATCGCCAGTGCAGGTGTCCGGGTTGACAGGCATCATTGCCTTGGCTGCAGGAGGGAACCATTCGATGGCGCTGCACAGCAATGGCAGTGTCTGGACATGGGGGGCTAACGATTCCGGCCAGCTTGGCGACGGGACAGTCACGAACCGGGCATCGCCAGTACAGGTGTTCGGGCTTACAGGTGTCATTGCCGTGGCCGCAGGGGCGAAGCATTCGATGGCGCTGCGCAGCGATGGCTCCGTCTGGACATGGGGCAACAACCAGTTCGGCGAACTTGGGAACGGGACTACCATTAACCGGCCGAGGCCTGTTCAGGTGCCCGGATTGACAAGCGTTACGGTCCTGGCTGCAGGGTGGGGGTATTCAATGGCGCTGCGCAACGATGGGACCGCTTGGACGTGGGGACTCAACTCTGCTAGCCAACTTGGGCGTGATGTAGAAGCCGGATGGACAGTCCCAGGGAGGGTATCCAAGTTGACAAATGTTGCGGCCTTGGCTGCCGGCGGTGCTCACTCGATGGCTCTCCTCGGTGATCGCACTCTATGGGCTTGGGGTTACAACGAATTTGGACAGGTCGGTGATGGTACATCATCGATAGTGCCAAGGCCTGTAAAGGCACTGTTTCCCTGA
- a CDS encoding SPFH domain-containing protein, with product MKFQEKLKDVVKQGGAAVTASVVALVAAVVACLRWLVTTRQGRWLTAGLVTAGGLVAVGSTLVAHPPVQMIEPAQVGIRVNLLTGGTSEVREGWVVRLPHVHRLYLYSLKDQVYRTERSLSADGPAPFQAAEGLSIGIEVTLRYSLDPARIPELAQRLPGDVGREIVEPVVDGVLRRHFAQHTVREIFATHRAQIQKDLTAEIAPLLKEDGVVLRSITLGNVDLPQQYRTGVEALLAEELRAEKMRYTLELKSKQVKESELDAEAEKVRREKSAEAAGNEEIIAAKAKAEAMRHVLPFKEKEIEQRRLEAEASKVSRLTQASAEADARRIEAAGEADARRKLAESDAYRVEVTGKAASEQLARDADLISRNPLLIQKTLADKLSDKIQVIIAPPQAGGFIAGGLLGQPQESRYAQQAPPAPPAPAYSQVPEASPETSGYEEE from the coding sequence ATGAAATTCCAAGAGAAGCTGAAGGATGTGGTGAAGCAGGGAGGCGCCGCGGTGACGGCGTCGGTGGTGGCGCTGGTGGCCGCGGTGGTGGCCTGTCTGCGCTGGCTGGTGACGACGCGGCAGGGCCGGTGGCTCACGGCGGGGCTGGTGACGGCCGGGGGGCTGGTGGCCGTGGGGAGCACGCTGGTGGCCCACCCGCCGGTGCAGATGATTGAGCCCGCCCAGGTGGGCATCCGGGTGAACCTGCTCACGGGGGGCACCTCGGAGGTGCGCGAGGGGTGGGTCGTCAGGCTTCCCCACGTGCACCGCCTCTACCTCTATAGCTTGAAGGACCAGGTGTACCGGACCGAGCGGAGCCTGAGCGCCGATGGCCCCGCGCCCTTCCAGGCGGCGGAGGGGCTCTCCATCGGCATCGAGGTCACGTTGCGCTATTCGCTGGACCCGGCGCGCATCCCCGAGCTGGCCCAGCGGCTGCCGGGAGACGTGGGCCGTGAAATCGTCGAGCCCGTGGTGGATGGCGTGCTGCGCCGGCACTTCGCCCAGCACACGGTCCGCGAAATCTTCGCCACGCACCGGGCGCAGATTCAGAAGGACCTCACCGCGGAGATTGCCCCCCTGCTGAAGGAGGACGGCGTGGTGCTGCGCTCCATCACCCTGGGCAACGTGGACCTGCCGCAGCAGTACCGGACCGGGGTGGAGGCGCTGCTGGCGGAGGAGCTGCGCGCGGAGAAGATGCGCTACACGCTGGAGCTCAAGTCCAAGCAGGTGAAGGAGTCCGAGCTGGACGCGGAGGCGGAGAAGGTGCGCCGCGAGAAGAGCGCGGAGGCGGCGGGCAACGAGGAGATCATCGCCGCCAAGGCCAAGGCGGAGGCGATGCGCCACGTGCTGCCCTTCAAGGAGAAGGAGATCGAGCAGCGGCGGCTGGAGGCGGAGGCCTCCAAGGTGAGCCGGCTCACCCAGGCGAGCGCCGAGGCGGACGCGCGCCGCATCGAGGCCGCGGGCGAGGCGGATGCCCGCCGCAAGCTCGCCGAGTCGGATGCCTACCGCGTGGAGGTGACGGGCAAGGCGGCCTCCGAGCAGCTCGCCCGGGACGCGGACCTCATCAGCCGCAACCCCCTGCTCATCCAGAAGACCCTGGCCGACAAGCTGTCCGACAAGATCCAGGTCATCATCGCGCCGCCCCAGGCCGGGGGCTTCATCGCAGGCGGGCTGCTCGGGCAGCCGCAGGAGTCGCGGTACGCGCAGCAGGCCCCCCCGGCCCCTCCGGCCCCCGCGTACTCCCAGGTCCCCGAGGCCTCCCCCGAGACGTCCGGCTACGAGGAGGAATAG
- a CDS encoding VWA domain-containing protein codes for MGQGSYSYEAHEAMTRARSDQPVQEVFTQVHCHPLMDPRGVKVRESRDSAAHPRSLGIVFALDVTGSMGAIPELLARQYLPTFMKTLLDSGVQDPQVLFMAVGDAVHDRAPLQVGQFESSERQMDQWLTWTYLEGGGGEFGIESYELGMYFAARHMQMDCWAKRKHRGYFFMTGDERPYPYVSRKQVGELIGAPLEKDLPIAQVVDELQRTFEPFFLVPDLDRLRHCEREWRELLGDRVISMENPVDTVAVAAGLVGLCEGVFPDLDALARRLEQEKMPRNRLGAVVRSLTPFAAVLERDGTPRPRFDGGADLPTGDASSGYRRR; via the coding sequence ATGGGACAAGGAAGCTACAGCTACGAGGCACACGAGGCGATGACCCGGGCCCGGTCGGACCAGCCCGTGCAGGAGGTGTTCACCCAGGTCCACTGCCACCCGCTGATGGACCCGCGCGGGGTGAAGGTGCGCGAGAGCCGGGACAGCGCCGCGCACCCGCGCTCGCTGGGCATCGTGTTCGCGCTGGATGTCACTGGCTCCATGGGCGCCATCCCGGAGCTGCTGGCGCGCCAGTACCTGCCCACCTTCATGAAGACGCTCTTGGACTCGGGGGTGCAGGACCCGCAGGTGCTCTTCATGGCCGTGGGGGATGCGGTGCATGACCGGGCCCCCTTGCAGGTGGGCCAGTTCGAGTCCTCCGAGCGCCAGATGGACCAGTGGCTCACGTGGACGTACCTGGAGGGGGGCGGCGGGGAGTTCGGCATCGAGTCCTACGAGCTGGGCATGTACTTCGCCGCCCGCCACATGCAGATGGACTGCTGGGCCAAGCGCAAGCACCGGGGCTACTTCTTCATGACCGGGGATGAGCGGCCCTACCCGTACGTGTCCCGGAAGCAGGTGGGCGAGCTCATCGGCGCGCCGCTGGAGAAGGACCTGCCCATCGCCCAGGTGGTGGACGAGCTGCAGCGCACCTTCGAGCCGTTCTTCCTGGTGCCGGACCTGGACCGGCTGCGCCACTGCGAGCGCGAGTGGCGGGAGCTGCTCGGCGACCGGGTCATCAGCATGGAGAACCCGGTGGACACCGTGGCCGTGGCCGCGGGGCTGGTGGGGCTGTGCGAGGGCGTCTTCCCGGACCTGGACGCGCTGGCGCGCCGGCTGGAGCAGGAGAAGATGCCCCGGAACCGGCTGGGCGCGGTGGTGCGCTCGCTCACCCCGTTCGCGGCGGTGCTGGAGCGGGATGGCACGCCCCGGCCCCGCTTCGACGGGGGCGCGGACCTGCCCACGGGGGATGCTTCCTCCGGCTACCGCCGCCGCTGA